A region of the Pricia mediterranea genome:
TTCCGATCTATACGGTAATCTATTTACTATTATTGACCGGAAGAACCGACGACCCCCTGTTTTTCCAATCCAGGCCCGGCAAGGACAATAAAATCTTTAACATCGTAAAATTCAAAACGATGACCGATGGGAAAAATGCCCAGGGCGAGCTGCTACCGGACGACGATAGAGTTACCCCGTTAGGTGCATTTTTAAGAAGAACTTCCTTGGATGAACTGCCACAACTGTTGAGCGTGTTGAATGGAGATATGAGCATCGTTGGGCCTCGCCCGCTGCGGGTCAGATACCTGCCCTATTATTCTTCAAGAGAGGCATTGCGCCATACGGTAAAGCCCGGTATTACGGGATTGGCGCAAGTCTCGGGAAGGAATAGCCTGTCCTGGGACAAAAGACTGGAAATGGACGCCTCGTATGTGGAAAAGATGGGGTTTGTACTGGATTGCAAGATTATCTTGAAGACTTTTATAAAAGTATTCGATAGCTCCGGAATCGAGTTCTCGGACGAGCCCGATAGTTTGGACGAATACCGATGCGGCAAACAATGGAAAGTCTCTGGAAAGAAAGATGGTGGCAACCCTGAAGACACTGGGCTAAGCTGACTCTTAAAGCAGCGCGTGCTGCGATGGTTTTTAACTGTCGTTCTGTCGGATGCCGACCTTCCTGCAATAAAATGTTCGGCTATTTCAAGAAATTGAATTCTTTGTCCTAAGTTTACGGTTCTGAATCTATTCTGGGCTGCTGTTCGGAACCAAGAGTCAACCAAATACGGGTAACCGTCCAAGAACAATCATCCTAAAAAGCGGAACAATGAAAAAAGCAACATCACTATTGTGTTTGAAATCCATCGCCCTAGCGCTCATTTTTATCGGCCTATCTTGTAAGGATAATCCCTCCAAGAAAACGACTGCGGACACTTCTGCAGTCGAAAACGGGACTTCGGTCTCCGGCTCGGAAAGGCTAGGTGGGCTGGCCCTATATACTGTCCGCGACGCGATGGGGGATAATCCTAAGGAAACCCTGCAAAAAGTGGCGCGAGCGGGATACAAAAACATCGAGGCGGCCGGATATAAAGACGGTACGTTTTATGGGATGGCTCCGAAGGACTTCAAGTCATATGTGGACAGTTTGGGGCTTGCACCCGTCAGCACCCATCAGGGCAGCGTAAATCTGGAGAATGCCGATGCCATGATGGCAGATGTCAAAGCGGCCGGATTCGA
Encoded here:
- a CDS encoding sugar transferase, which encodes MYGTFVKPLFDFVFALLFTILLFPIYTVIYLLLLTGRTDDPLFFQSRPGKDNKIFNIVKFKTMTDGKNAQGELLPDDDRVTPLGAFLRRTSLDELPQLLSVLNGDMSIVGPRPLRVRYLPYYSSREALRHTVKPGITGLAQVSGRNSLSWDKRLEMDASYVEKMGFVLDCKIILKTFIKVFDSSGIEFSDEPDSLDEYRCGKQWKVSGKKDGGNPEDTGLS